From a region of the Nitrospira sp. genome:
- a CDS encoding AAA family ATPase, with protein sequence MTMEKFKVPTSMLAPVIDSGQLGFEDTGELEPLTEIIGQERAVEALEFGLHMKSPGFNLYVSGPVGTGKGTLVRQMVKRMALGAPAPPDWCYVNTFQDPSRPTCLALPAGQGASFKQEMAGFIEGLRRDIPLAFESKNYLDSKAKVHDEIDAKKKALFHELEELTRTRGFGFEETSVGFGIVPLKAGHPMTDADMTAMTEEDQRDLNERRKALEGEIREFHIRIHGLEKDAEHQRHHLDRQLVMNVLEGRYEIMRQAYQEMTEVSTFLEHVRNDIVHHYKDFLPREGPTIAIPGVEFKRPDMSRFLVNLIVQHDPTEGAPVIDESHPTYTNLIGKIERRAHMGVMYTDFTEIRAGAVLLANGGYLIVNALDMLRQPFSWDALKRVIKTGEVKIEDPSEFYGFSTAGLRPQPVPVNVKVIMVGPPILYHLLQAYEEDFGKLFKVKVDFDTEVVRSERQDRQYARFIAKLCREEGLPHFGADAVAEIIRQGLRFADRHDRLSLRFSLVSDLIREAGYWARKEGHSFVTRADVDAAVTHKRYRSNLAEHWIQDEIKEGTLMVDLDGDVVGQVNGLSVHQLGDYAFGRPTRITARTYVGTKGVIDIQREAELAGMIHSKGVLTLAGYLAGKFAGTHPFAVSASLTFEQTYSEVEGDSAAVAELAAILSSLADLPIHQWLAVTGSVNQLGEIQPIGGVNEKIEGFFESCSRKGLTGKQGVIIPSRNTKHLALRHEVVEAVESAHFTVYAVNTMEEALELLTGSAAGERGLDGSYPFDSVFGRAAQRLEEMAQAVAEWSEGEENPGKPMIIGKP encoded by the coding sequence ATGACGATGGAGAAGTTCAAAGTGCCAACGTCGATGCTCGCCCCCGTGATCGACTCGGGACAACTCGGGTTCGAGGATACGGGCGAACTGGAGCCCCTCACTGAAATCATCGGGCAGGAACGGGCTGTTGAGGCGCTGGAATTCGGGCTGCACATGAAGAGCCCAGGGTTCAATCTCTACGTATCGGGTCCTGTCGGCACGGGAAAGGGCACGCTCGTTCGGCAGATGGTCAAGCGGATGGCTCTGGGCGCTCCTGCACCACCAGACTGGTGCTACGTGAATACTTTCCAAGATCCTTCTCGACCGACCTGTCTCGCTCTTCCGGCGGGACAGGGTGCCTCGTTCAAGCAAGAGATGGCGGGATTCATCGAAGGATTGCGGCGCGACATTCCCTTGGCATTTGAAAGTAAGAACTATCTCGATTCCAAAGCCAAGGTACACGACGAGATCGACGCGAAGAAAAAAGCGCTCTTCCATGAATTGGAGGAACTCACCCGTACTCGTGGGTTCGGCTTTGAGGAAACCTCGGTGGGTTTCGGGATTGTCCCGCTCAAGGCCGGCCACCCCATGACAGACGCCGACATGACGGCCATGACCGAGGAGGACCAACGGGACTTGAATGAACGGCGTAAGGCCCTAGAAGGTGAGATCCGCGAATTCCACATCCGCATCCACGGCCTCGAGAAAGACGCCGAACACCAGCGGCACCACCTGGACCGCCAATTGGTCATGAATGTCTTGGAAGGCCGTTATGAAATCATGCGACAGGCCTACCAAGAGATGACGGAGGTCTCGACATTCTTAGAGCATGTTCGTAACGACATCGTCCACCACTACAAAGATTTTCTGCCGCGCGAAGGCCCCACTATTGCCATACCCGGAGTGGAATTCAAACGACCCGACATGTCGCGCTTCCTCGTCAATCTCATCGTGCAGCACGACCCGACGGAAGGCGCCCCCGTTATCGACGAATCACACCCGACCTATACAAATCTCATCGGGAAGATCGAACGGCGGGCTCACATGGGCGTAATGTACACCGACTTCACGGAGATCCGTGCGGGCGCCGTCCTGCTGGCCAACGGTGGCTACTTGATCGTGAACGCCTTGGACATGCTGCGCCAACCTTTCTCGTGGGATGCGTTAAAGCGCGTGATCAAGACCGGCGAGGTGAAAATTGAGGACCCCAGTGAATTCTACGGATTCTCGACGGCGGGGCTTAGGCCGCAACCTGTCCCGGTGAATGTCAAGGTCATCATGGTCGGGCCGCCCATCCTGTACCACTTGCTCCAGGCCTATGAGGAAGATTTCGGCAAACTGTTCAAGGTGAAAGTGGACTTCGACACCGAAGTGGTGAGAAGCGAGCGGCAGGACCGTCAATATGCCAGATTCATCGCCAAACTCTGCCGTGAAGAGGGACTGCCGCATTTCGGAGCCGATGCCGTGGCCGAAATCATCCGGCAAGGGCTCCGTTTTGCAGATCGACACGACCGGCTGTCGTTGCGGTTCAGCCTGGTAAGTGATCTGATCCGCGAAGCCGGCTACTGGGCAAGGAAAGAAGGACATTCGTTCGTCACTCGGGCCGACGTCGATGCCGCCGTCACCCACAAGCGATATCGCTCGAATCTGGCGGAACACTGGATTCAGGATGAGATCAAAGAAGGCACGTTGATGGTCGATTTGGACGGCGACGTCGTCGGCCAGGTCAACGGTCTCTCAGTCCATCAGCTCGGAGACTATGCGTTCGGCCGTCCCACGCGCATCACGGCCCGAACCTATGTCGGGACAAAGGGCGTCATCGATATCCAGCGAGAGGCGGAACTTGCCGGAATGATCCACAGCAAGGGTGTCCTGACATTGGCCGGCTACCTTGCCGGGAAATTTGCCGGCACTCACCCTTTCGCGGTCAGTGCTTCGTTGACATTCGAGCAGACCTACTCGGAAGTGGAGGGCGACAGCGCCGCTGTGGCCGAGCTCGCCGCCATTCTCTCCAGCCTCGCCGATCTGCCGATCCATCAATGGCTCGCCGTCACCGGTTCCGTCAACCAATTGGGTGAAATCCAGCCGATCGGCGGCGTAAACGAAAAGATCGAAGGATTCTTTGAGTCCTGCTCACGCAAGGGCTTGACGGGAAAGCAGGGCGTGATCATCCCCTCTCGAAACACGAAACACCTGGCGCTTCGGCACGAGGTCGTGGAGGCCGTGGAATCAGCCCACTTCACCGTATATGCCGTAAATACGATGGAAGAAGCCCTAGAGCTGCTCACCGGCAGCGCTGCGGGGGAACGGGGGCTTGATGGCTCTTACCCGTTCGACAGCGTCTTCGGTCGCGCTGCGCAGCGATTGGAAGAAATGGCGCAGGCGGTGGCGGAGTGGAGTGAAGGGGAGGAGAATCCAGGCAAGCCGATGATCATCGGAAAACCATAG
- a CDS encoding ABC transporter ATP-binding protein, which translates to MPPTVAVTDLTKRFSGITAVDRLTFEVQAGEIFGLVGPDGAGKTTALRMLAGVLTPDGGSATVAGADIIHDPEAAKARLSYMPQRFGLYEDLTVKENIRFYADVFGVSRPERVERSQRLLDAAGMCPFTNRLAGKLSGGMKQKLGLVCALIHRPQVILLDEPTNGVDPVSRRDFWRILYSLLAEGIAIVMSTSYLDEAERCHRVALLHQGHMLYCETPAELKTHLRGTMLSVVSDDARRIRTALVGADGVLHAWLVGDGVRLVVDDATRRIPELRAALRAAHLSFDRLEVVKPTIEDLFVAVTSTSSGETP; encoded by the coding sequence ATGCCTCCGACCGTCGCCGTCACAGATTTGACGAAACGCTTTTCGGGTATCACGGCTGTAGACCGTCTCACGTTCGAGGTGCAGGCCGGTGAGATCTTCGGGCTGGTCGGCCCCGACGGAGCCGGGAAGACCACGGCGTTACGAATGTTAGCCGGTGTCCTCACACCGGACGGCGGATCGGCCACTGTCGCCGGAGCCGACATTATCCATGATCCGGAAGCGGCAAAAGCCCGCCTCAGTTACATGCCACAGCGCTTCGGGCTTTATGAGGACTTGACCGTCAAGGAAAATATTCGCTTCTACGCAGACGTCTTCGGCGTGTCTCGCCCGGAACGGGTCGAGCGTTCTCAACGCTTGCTCGACGCCGCCGGCATGTGTCCTTTTACGAACCGCTTGGCAGGTAAGCTTTCAGGGGGCATGAAACAAAAGCTCGGACTCGTCTGTGCCCTCATCCACCGCCCGCAGGTGATCCTGCTCGACGAACCGACCAACGGTGTCGACCCGGTTTCGCGTCGAGATTTCTGGCGTATCCTGTATTCGCTGCTTGCCGAAGGGATTGCCATTGTGATGTCGACCTCCTACCTCGATGAAGCCGAACGATGCCATCGCGTGGCGTTGCTGCACCAAGGGCACATGCTGTATTGCGAAACGCCTGCGGAATTGAAGACCCACCTGCGCGGGACCATGCTGTCGGTTGTATCAGATGACGCCCGCCGCATTCGGACCGCCCTTGTCGGTGCAGACGGTGTCCTTCATGCATGGCTTGTCGGCGACGGCGTCCGTCTTGTAGTGGATGACGCCACACGCCGAATTCCCGAGCTTCGAGCGGCACTTCGGGCCGCACATCTGTCGTTCGACCGGCTGGAAGTCGTGAAACCCACCATCGAAGACTTGTTCGTTGCTGTTACATCGACAAGCAGCGGAGAGACCCCATGA
- a CDS encoding HPF/RaiA family ribosome-associated protein: MKLEIESRNVAMTPRWKTEIEARMEDLQRGHEDLIHGRVTLTKNRHHKKLANVAEALVVVTLPGRHTMTARKEDKTFEEAMRSAFHAVSIELRKYREKRAKTEIRLSPVPPHRGVICKLFPKEQYGFILKEGGGEVYFHANALQRVAFGQLEDGIEVLFCEEQGKKGLQATVVTLPPPMTTRVSS, translated from the coding sequence ATGAAACTTGAGATTGAAAGCCGCAATGTCGCAATGACCCCCCGCTGGAAGACCGAGATTGAAGCCCGTATGGAAGACCTCCAACGGGGGCACGAGGATTTGATTCACGGCCGAGTGACGTTGACTAAGAATCGGCATCACAAGAAACTTGCGAACGTGGCGGAGGCACTGGTCGTGGTCACCCTGCCCGGACGTCATACCATGACGGCCCGAAAGGAAGACAAGACTTTCGAGGAGGCCATGCGCTCTGCGTTTCATGCCGTGAGCATCGAACTCCGCAAGTATCGAGAAAAACGTGCGAAGACCGAGATTCGACTGTCACCGGTGCCGCCTCATCGCGGTGTGATCTGCAAGCTCTTTCCCAAGGAGCAATACGGCTTCATCCTGAAAGAAGGAGGCGGCGAGGTCTATTTTCATGCGAATGCGCTGCAGAGGGTCGCCTTCGGCCAACTGGAGGATGGCATCGAGGTCCTCTTCTGCGAAGAGCAAGGAAAGAAGGGCCTACAGGCGACCGTCGTGACCCTCCCGCCTCCCATGACGACAAGAGTGTCCTCATGA
- a CDS encoding ABC transporter permease gives MRCHRLLAIMRKETLQIRRDLPSLLITVAMPLLLMLAFGYGVRFDVQHIPVYVYDREGSQQSQDFLKHFQASEYFSVIKAVDSYPALIDALDAGACRLAIVIPTDFSERLNTGGSVGIQALVDATDNNTANISLSYSESIVQAYNQRLRLDWVQRHGQDVMPPPLRIDTRTWFNENLESTANIVPGVVAIIMAVIGSFLTSLTIAREWERGTMEQLVSTPVTPIELMVGKLVPYFAIGLIDTMLCAGLAIWWFEVPFRGQWGVFVLSCTLFLLVVLALGYAVSVVAKSQLAASQAALIATFLPAFLLSGFLYPIDQMPTVIRVITHVIPARYFMSVIRDVFLKGSPLVYLLDDLLALALFAALLTLLATRAFHKKLA, from the coding sequence ATGCGCTGCCATCGACTCCTCGCCATCATGCGTAAGGAAACGCTCCAGATTCGGCGCGATCTTCCCAGTCTGCTGATCACGGTGGCCATGCCGCTGCTGCTGATGCTGGCGTTCGGCTATGGCGTACGTTTCGACGTCCAACACATTCCGGTCTATGTGTACGACCGTGAGGGAAGTCAGCAAAGTCAGGACTTTCTGAAGCATTTTCAAGCCTCGGAGTATTTCTCCGTCATCAAGGCCGTGGACAGTTATCCGGCGCTGATCGACGCGCTCGACGCCGGAGCCTGCCGGCTTGCCATCGTCATACCCACGGATTTCTCTGAGCGATTGAATACCGGCGGATCCGTAGGCATCCAAGCCCTGGTCGATGCCACCGACAACAACACCGCCAATATCAGTCTCAGCTACAGCGAATCCATCGTTCAGGCGTATAACCAGCGACTCCGTTTGGACTGGGTTCAACGCCACGGGCAGGACGTCATGCCACCTCCTTTGAGGATCGACACGAGAACCTGGTTCAACGAAAACCTTGAAAGCACCGCCAATATCGTCCCTGGAGTCGTTGCTATCATCATGGCCGTGATCGGCTCATTTCTCACTTCGTTGACCATCGCTCGGGAATGGGAGCGCGGCACCATGGAACAGCTGGTGTCGACACCGGTCACGCCTATCGAACTGATGGTCGGCAAGCTCGTGCCGTATTTTGCGATCGGGCTCATCGATACCATGCTCTGCGCCGGTTTGGCGATCTGGTGGTTCGAGGTGCCGTTTCGCGGGCAATGGGGCGTGTTTGTCCTGAGCTGCACTCTGTTTTTACTCGTCGTCCTCGCTCTGGGATACGCCGTGTCGGTCGTGGCCAAGTCTCAACTGGCTGCCAGTCAAGCGGCCTTGATTGCCACGTTCCTGCCGGCCTTTCTGTTGTCGGGGTTTCTCTATCCTATCGATCAAATGCCGACCGTGATCCGGGTCATCACGCATGTGATCCCTGCGCGCTATTTCATGTCAGTCATTCGCGATGTCTTTCTCAAGGGATCGCCGCTCGTATATCTTCTGGATGATCTGCTCGCCTTGGCCCTCTTTGCCGCACTCTTGACACTCTTGGCCACGCGGGCGTTTCACAAAAAGCTGGCCTAG
- a CDS encoding ABC transporter permease, whose protein sequence is MLGRLRGMLIKEFIQVFRDKRTRTLLFAPPIIQMLIFGYAATLDVHHIPTAVLDYDHSQVSRDLVSRFTASPYFDVRAYLNDRQQIRDWIDRGEVTVALQINAGFAQDLGKGQTARLQVIVDSSNSNTALIAVGYINQIAARFAQEFQQAHLLRTSPYASSQIPSIVLERRPLYNVNFDSQWFFVPGVIGNLILVMVVSLTAFAVVREREIGTLEQIMVTPIGRMEFILGKTVPFFLIGLLDTTLISLVGTLWFGVPFRGSIGVLAIGAVLFILCMLGIGLFISTISKTQQQAMVSGFFFNMPAIMFSGFGTPISSMPDWMQTLTYLNPLRYFLEVLRGIYLKGVGLDVLWPQMVAMSLLGTAMLAISVTRFQKSLD, encoded by the coding sequence ATGTTGGGACGCCTTCGTGGCATGTTGATCAAAGAGTTCATCCAAGTCTTTCGGGACAAACGCACCCGCACGCTTTTGTTCGCGCCTCCCATTATTCAGATGCTCATCTTCGGCTACGCCGCAACCTTGGACGTCCACCACATTCCCACCGCGGTGTTGGATTACGATCATAGCCAAGTGAGCCGCGATCTCGTGTCCCGTTTTACCGCAAGTCCCTACTTCGATGTTCGGGCATACCTGAACGATCGTCAGCAGATTCGAGATTGGATCGATCGCGGAGAGGTCACGGTGGCCCTCCAGATCAACGCAGGCTTTGCTCAAGACCTCGGGAAAGGGCAGACGGCGCGGCTTCAAGTGATCGTGGACAGCAGTAATTCGAATACGGCTCTCATTGCCGTCGGCTATATCAACCAAATCGCGGCCCGATTCGCTCAAGAGTTTCAACAGGCACATCTTCTCCGCACATCGCCCTATGCTTCATCGCAAATTCCTTCGATCGTTCTCGAGCGGCGTCCGTTGTACAACGTGAATTTCGACAGTCAGTGGTTTTTCGTGCCCGGTGTGATCGGCAATTTGATTTTGGTCATGGTCGTGAGCCTGACAGCGTTTGCCGTGGTCCGCGAGCGGGAAATCGGCACGCTCGAACAGATTATGGTCACACCCATCGGCCGCATGGAGTTCATTCTCGGCAAGACCGTCCCCTTCTTTCTGATCGGACTGCTCGACACCACTCTGATCTCGCTGGTGGGTACCCTCTGGTTCGGTGTGCCATTCCGTGGAAGCATTGGCGTCCTCGCGATCGGCGCCGTATTGTTCATCCTATGCATGTTGGGGATCGGACTCTTCATCTCCACTATTTCTAAGACCCAGCAGCAAGCGATGGTATCGGGATTTTTCTTCAACATGCCGGCCATTATGTTCTCCGGCTTCGGCACACCCATTAGCAGTATGCCGGATTGGATGCAAACACTCACCTATCTGAATCCGTTGCGCTATTTTCTGGAAGTGCTGCGGGGCATCTATCTAAAAGGCGTGGGCTTGGACGTGCTCTGGCCGCAGATGGTCGCCATGAGCCTCCTAGGCACGGCCATGTTGGCGATTAGCGTGACCCGCTTCCAGAAGTCCCTGGATTGA
- a CDS encoding TetR/AcrR family transcriptional regulator, translating to MPRFRPSSTKMAFRQRIILESRRHFLAHGFRGVTMDDLAHEMAISKKTLYAGFPSKTALVEAVILEKFRDVDADLSRITLTSSSDCLRALRRLLECVQGHMEEIRPPFLRDIRREMPDLFAVVESRRRDLIQRHFGKVFLEGRRAGIIRQDIPPKLAIDILLGAVQAVMNPSKIEELGSTPKTIFTAIMRVVLEGLTTEKARPLRTI from the coding sequence ATGCCGCGTTTTAGGCCGTCGTCCACTAAAATGGCCTTCCGTCAACGCATCATTCTGGAATCCCGTCGGCATTTCTTGGCTCATGGGTTTCGGGGCGTCACCATGGATGATCTTGCCCACGAGATGGCCATCAGCAAAAAGACGCTCTACGCCGGCTTTCCGAGCAAGACGGCTCTTGTGGAAGCCGTGATCCTTGAAAAGTTCAGGGACGTTGATGCCGATCTGAGTCGTATCACACTCACGTCCTCCTCAGATTGCCTCAGGGCACTCCGTCGTCTGCTCGAATGTGTGCAAGGACACATGGAGGAGATCCGACCGCCGTTCTTGCGCGACATTCGCCGCGAGATGCCGGATTTGTTTGCGGTGGTGGAAAGCCGGAGGCGGGACCTGATTCAGCGTCATTTCGGAAAAGTGTTCCTGGAAGGTCGTCGCGCGGGGATCATCCGTCAGGACATTCCGCCCAAGCTGGCGATCGACATTCTGCTCGGTGCGGTGCAGGCCGTGATGAATCCATCAAAAATAGAAGAGCTGGGTTCCACCCCCAAAACCATCTTTACCGCCATCATGCGGGTAGTCCTCGAAGGCTTGACCACGGAGAAAGCCAGACCGCTGCGAACAATCTGA
- a CDS encoding efflux RND transporter periplasmic adaptor subunit, with protein MMKRILIILLAAGTVITGGYLYVRSLSEREADHTLRVAGNIEAHESVVSFKVPGRIVELPVQEGQHVNKGDLLARLDDEDYRQQVSVDEATVRTREAELKLALAGNRKQQIQAVKQSVIDAQSDLELKRAEFRRRRALLDEQAVSQEDVDSAETLMKRAEATYRRLKENQDEIVEGTRKEEIAVRQANLQLAQEYLEMAGVNLSYTVLSAPISGVVLVRQAELGEVVSRGTPVVSIADVDRLWMRGYINETDLGRIQWDQPATVRTDTYPDKKYHGRISFIASQAEFTPKSVETYKERVTLVYRIKINLDNQNRELKPGMPAEATIDAPPK; from the coding sequence ATGATGAAACGAATCCTGATCATACTTCTTGCGGCAGGAACGGTGATCACCGGGGGGTATCTCTATGTGCGCTCCTTGTCCGAACGCGAGGCAGACCATACCCTCAGAGTTGCAGGCAATATTGAGGCGCATGAGAGCGTGGTCAGCTTCAAGGTGCCGGGTCGTATCGTAGAGTTGCCCGTTCAAGAGGGCCAGCATGTCAACAAGGGAGACCTGCTGGCGCGCCTCGATGACGAAGATTACCGCCAGCAAGTGAGCGTGGACGAGGCGACCGTACGAACGCGAGAAGCTGAGCTGAAGTTGGCCTTGGCCGGAAACCGGAAGCAGCAGATCCAAGCGGTGAAACAATCTGTGATCGACGCGCAATCGGATCTCGAACTCAAACGTGCAGAATTCCGCCGACGCCGAGCCCTGCTCGATGAGCAAGCCGTGTCGCAAGAAGATGTCGACAGCGCGGAAACGCTGATGAAGCGGGCAGAAGCGACATATCGACGCCTCAAGGAAAATCAGGACGAGATTGTCGAGGGCACGCGCAAGGAGGAAATTGCTGTGCGACAAGCCAATCTCCAGCTGGCCCAGGAATACTTGGAGATGGCCGGCGTGAACTTGTCTTATACCGTGCTCTCGGCGCCGATCTCCGGAGTGGTCCTCGTGCGGCAGGCAGAGCTCGGCGAAGTTGTCTCTCGTGGAACGCCGGTCGTCTCGATCGCCGATGTCGACCGCCTCTGGATGCGAGGCTATATCAACGAGACGGATCTGGGTCGAATTCAGTGGGATCAACCGGCCACCGTTCGCACGGACACCTATCCCGACAAGAAGTACCACGGCCGCATCTCGTTTATTGCATCCCAAGCTGAATTCACGCCGAAAAGCGTCGAGACCTACAAAGAACGAGTCACCCTCGTCTATCGCATCAAGATCAACCTGGACAACCAGAACCGTGAGCTCAAGCCCGGAATGCCGGCTGAAGCGACCATCGACGCTCCACCGAAATAA
- a CDS encoding phosphotransferase → MERYLQARFGPKVSLLSYGVIGKESSKGEQKRYGYGTPVKLTFQIGRRVQSAVLETMKPGPFGHEHMADRGQAMLWDYDSYGRLPRHVKALDVGAFDAKQALFSIAEAREVFVLNEWTDGVSYHGDLARLATGKRLRKLDRQRTVALARYLARIHAKKRRDADLYKRRLRELIGHGECIMGLTDSYPARCGFITGDLLRTVEDACNRWRWRLRENTNRLSQVHGDFHPYNVLFRAGTDFAVLDRSRGEWGEPADDITAMTINYLLNSLISWGKLRGPFEVLFRLFWDTYMEASGDEEITETAAPFFAFRGLVVASPLWYPNLSMDVRRSLFRFIENVLDVPRFEPERVNEYCQG, encoded by the coding sequence TTGGAACGTTACCTACAGGCCCGCTTTGGCCCAAAGGTCAGCTTGCTGTCCTATGGAGTGATCGGCAAAGAGAGCTCCAAGGGAGAACAGAAGCGTTATGGGTACGGTACACCGGTCAAATTGACGTTCCAAATCGGACGTCGGGTCCAGTCCGCCGTACTTGAAACCATGAAGCCCGGCCCGTTTGGGCACGAACATATGGCTGATCGCGGACAAGCCATGTTGTGGGACTACGATTCGTATGGACGCCTGCCGCGCCATGTGAAGGCCCTGGATGTGGGCGCATTCGATGCCAAACAGGCGCTCTTTTCCATCGCCGAGGCGCGTGAAGTTTTTGTGTTGAACGAATGGACCGACGGCGTGAGTTATCATGGGGATCTTGCGCGGCTGGCGACAGGCAAAAGGCTGCGTAAGTTGGATCGCCAACGCACCGTCGCGTTGGCACGTTACTTGGCCCGCATCCATGCAAAGAAACGGCGTGACGCGGATCTATATAAGCGTCGGCTGCGTGAATTGATCGGTCACGGCGAATGCATCATGGGACTGACCGACAGCTATCCGGCGCGCTGTGGCTTTATCACGGGCGATCTGCTGCGAACGGTGGAGGACGCGTGCAATCGTTGGCGTTGGCGCCTTCGCGAAAACACCAATCGACTTTCTCAGGTTCACGGGGATTTCCATCCGTACAATGTGCTGTTCCGCGCGGGGACGGATTTTGCTGTGTTGGATCGCTCACGGGGAGAATGGGGCGAACCGGCCGACGACATCACTGCGATGACGATCAATTATCTGCTGAACTCACTGATCAGCTGGGGCAAGCTCCGGGGACCGTTCGAAGTTCTCTTCCGGTTGTTCTGGGACACCTACATGGAAGCCAGCGGCGACGAGGAGATCACTGAAACGGCGGCGCCGTTCTTCGCCTTTCGCGGCCTGGTCGTGGCCAGCCCGCTCTGGTATCCCAATTTGTCGATGGACGTCAGACGAAGCCTCTTTCGCTTCATTGAAAATGTTCTCGATGTACCGCGATTTGAGCCGGAACGGGTGAATGAGTACTGCCAGGGATGA
- a CDS encoding ABC transporter ATP-binding protein, which translates to MTDLHTTAVSVRDLVKRFGDFVAVDHINLEARAGEVVGFLGPNGAGKSTTIRMLCGLLRPTAGQALVAGYDVAREAEQVRRHIGYMSQKFSLYNDLRVIENIRFFGSMYDVPAAMFKEREAWVLEMAGLVGRESTVTGTLPSGWKQRLALGCAVLHRPPILFLDEPTSGVDPISRRQFWELIHAMAADGVTVLVTTHYMDEAEYCNRLILIFHGRIVASGSPSELKQQTMTGELLLIECDPLGRALDALQHVPDIRDLAVFGNALHVVVQHAQTAIPHLRAVLSGQGVAVSRIEPIRPSLEDVFVSLTAQLSAHRS; encoded by the coding sequence ATGACGGATCTCCATACGACCGCGGTAAGTGTCCGCGATCTCGTCAAACGCTTCGGGGACTTCGTGGCGGTGGACCACATCAATCTGGAGGCACGTGCGGGAGAGGTGGTGGGCTTCTTGGGTCCAAACGGCGCCGGAAAATCCACGACGATCCGTATGCTGTGCGGCCTGCTTCGTCCAACCGCAGGACAGGCCTTGGTGGCTGGTTACGATGTGGCACGGGAGGCGGAACAGGTGCGTCGCCACATCGGGTACATGTCGCAAAAGTTTTCGCTCTACAACGATCTGCGGGTCATCGAAAACATTCGCTTTTTCGGCAGCATGTACGATGTGCCCGCGGCGATGTTCAAGGAGCGGGAGGCGTGGGTACTGGAGATGGCCGGGTTGGTCGGACGGGAATCGACGGTGACCGGCACCTTACCCAGTGGATGGAAACAGCGGCTCGCCTTGGGCTGCGCCGTGCTCCATCGCCCGCCGATTCTTTTCTTGGACGAGCCGACATCCGGGGTCGATCCGATCTCACGCCGTCAATTCTGGGAACTGATCCATGCCATGGCGGCCGACGGAGTGACCGTACTCGTCACTACGCATTACATGGACGAGGCTGAGTACTGCAACCGGCTCATTCTGATTTTTCACGGTAGGATCGTGGCTTCCGGATCGCCGAGCGAGTTGAAACAACAGACCATGACCGGCGAACTGCTGCTGATCGAATGCGATCCGCTGGGCCGGGCGCTCGATGCGCTCCAGCACGTTCCGGATATTCGGGACCTGGCTGTGTTCGGCAACGCCTTGCACGTTGTGGTTCAGCACGCCCAGACTGCGATCCCCCATCTTCGCGCTGTTTTGTCCGGACAAGGCGTCGCTGTATCAAGGATCGAGCCGATTCGTCCAAGCTTGGAAGACGTGTTCGTTTCATTGACCGCGCAATTGAGCGCGCACAGGAGCTAA
- a CDS encoding adenylyl-sulfate kinase, protein MPGVAIWLTGLPASGKSTIAAALKPRLEEIRSVEVFESDAVRRILTPHPTYSGGERDLFYRALAFMGAKLVSHGVTVIFDATANRRAYRDFARSLIPRFIEVAVECPLELARQRDYKGTYRRGQRGESATVPGLQDPYEAPLSPEVHIDTTKVSATEAAERIMEVVRNTVLS, encoded by the coding sequence ATGCCAGGCGTTGCCATCTGGCTCACCGGCCTGCCCGCGTCCGGAAAGAGCACCATTGCGGCCGCACTGAAGCCGAGGCTGGAAGAAATCCGTTCCGTCGAAGTATTCGAATCGGATGCCGTCCGGCGAATCTTGACACCTCATCCAACCTACAGTGGCGGAGAACGAGATCTGTTCTATCGTGCACTCGCGTTCATGGGTGCGAAACTGGTCTCGCATGGTGTGACGGTGATCTTCGATGCGACAGCCAACCGGCGGGCCTATCGGGATTTTGCCAGGAGTCTGATCCCGAGGTTCATCGAGGTGGCCGTGGAATGTCCGTTGGAACTGGCGAGGCAGCGTGACTACAAGGGAACCTATCGGCGCGGGCAGCGAGGCGAATCGGCGACCGTTCCAGGATTACAGGATCCCTACGAGGCACCACTGAGTCCGGAAGTGCACATTGATACGACGAAGGTCTCAGCGACAGAAGCAGCGGAGAGAATTATGGAGGTTGTCAGGAACACCGTGCTCTCATAA